From Triticum urartu cultivar G1812 chromosome 2, Tu2.1, whole genome shotgun sequence, a single genomic window includes:
- the LOC125539225 gene encoding uncharacterized membrane protein At1g16860-like: protein MLPGGEDGKRRGATADRDAADADAEAGASAAALNDLCATAGDAGRPVPAPFPRAAAWAVAALLAVGIGLGALVLAVVRSPVLLVLALVLSAAVSTFLLWNAAAAASGRVLRRFVDGLPASSLRVAADGQLVKITGLVSCGDISLISSYEKVENCVYTSTLLRKCGRWGSEVANPKNNCSRWKLTHAERFAADFYITDAKSGKRALVKAGYHTKVVPLIDENVLVTTSRSTDLSSTLKCWLQERNLSSEEAQLIRLEEGYITEGMKLSVTGILSKKNGDFMIFPPREPISTGCVLLSSLLPAYFDGIVLRLVDKSYFMPHSGIS from the exons ATGCTTCCGGGAGGGGAAGACGGCAAGCGGCGCGGCGCCACCGCCGACCGCGACgccgccgacgccgacgccgagGCCGGCGCCAGCGCGGCCGCCCTGAACGACCTCTGCGCCACCGCCGGGGACGCGGGCCGCCCCGTGCCCGCGCCGTTCCCGAGGGCGGCGGCCTGGGCGGTCGCGGCGCTGCTCGCGGTGGGGATCGGGCTCGGCGCCCTCGTCCTCGCCGTCGTGCGCAGCCCCGTGCTGCTCGTGCTCGCGCTGGTCCTCTCGGCGGCCGTGTCCACGTTCCTCCTGTGGAATGCCGCGGCCGCGGCTTCCGGCCGCGTGCTGCGGCGGTTCGTCGACGGACTCCCGGCCTCCAGCCTCCGCGTCGCCGCCGACGGCCAGCTCGTCAAGATTACCGGC CTGGTTTCATGTGGTGATATTTCGTTGATTTCTTCATATGAGAAGGTGGAGAACTGTGTATACACCTCTACGCTGCTAAGAAAATGTGGTAGATGGGGTTCTGAGGTGGCAAATCCTAAAAATAATTGTTCCAGGTGGAAATTGACACATGCTGAG AGGTTTGCTGCTGATTTCTACATAACAGATGCAAAATCAGGTAAAAGAGCCTTGGTGAAAGCTGGGTACCACACGAAAGTTGTTCCATTGATCGATGAAAATGTTTTGGTTACAACAAGCAGAAGTACCGATCTATCTTCAACCTTGAAATGTTGGCTACAAGAAAGAAATCTTTCTTCTGAAGAAGCTCAGCTTATCCGTCTTGAGGAAGG ATATATCACGGAAGGAATGAAGTTGAGTGTGACCGGAattttgagcaagaagaatggaGATTTCATGATATTTCCTCCCCGTGAACCTATATCTACAGGTTGTGTGTTGCTGTCATCTCTCCTTCCAGCTTACTTTGATGGAATAGTTCTGAGACTAGTAGACAAGAGTTATTTTATGCCACATTCTGGAATTTCATGA